The following are encoded in a window of Candidatus Fluviicola riflensis genomic DNA:
- a CDS encoding RNA polymerase subunit sigma-70, translated as MEKILNKTILQETQLKALYKKWPEIKRFLQSLGCTKNDAEDVFQEALVIYIRKCEQPDFVLTVEPFFYVRNTCKLLWYNQSRKQGKQQTYSLETDVAQLDDDWFKKETQIRTIEQALTQLGKQCQELLQLFYGLGWNMVDIAAKIGLRNDKVAKAQKYRCLQKAKELVQSPELEPNVELELQKP; from the coding sequence ATGGAAAAGATCCTAAACAAAACCATCCTACAGGAAACGCAGTTGAAGGCGCTTTATAAAAAGTGGCCGGAGATCAAACGTTTTCTGCAAAGTCTGGGCTGTACCAAAAACGATGCTGAAGATGTATTTCAGGAAGCATTGGTGATTTATATCCGCAAATGCGAACAGCCCGATTTTGTATTGACCGTAGAACCTTTTTTCTATGTGCGCAATACCTGCAAACTCTTATGGTACAACCAATCGCGCAAGCAAGGAAAGCAACAAACATATTCGCTGGAAACGGATGTTGCGCAGCTCGACGATGATTGGTTCAAAAAAGAAACGCAAATCAGAACCATCGAACAAGCCTTGACGCAACTCGGGAAACAATGCCAGGAACTCCTGCAGTTGTTTTACGGCTTGGGTTGGAACATGGTAGATATTGCTGCGAAAATAGGATTGCGCAACGACAAAGTTGCCAAGGCACAAAAGTACCGCTGCTTGCAAAAAGCCAAAGAGCTGGTACAAAGCCCAGAGCTGGAACCGAATGTTGAACTTGAACTACAGAAACCATGA